In Nostoc sp. GT001, a genomic segment contains:
- a CDS encoding DUF1565 domain-containing protein: protein MAQTFYVNPVSGSNTNPGTQQAPFKTITQALKVATVDTKIQLADGNYNAANGEVFPLTIPSGVTVVGNEANKGNGILIEGSGSYLSRTFAGQNVTFVLLDKAELRGVTVTNLASRGSGVWIESTAPTVANSTFINNKREGVFATGDANPVILGNVFSENAANGIAIAKNSKGQIENNTYFKTGFGIAISDTASPILRDNRIYENRSGIVISGSARPVLRNNVSENNTDDGITVIGTALPDIGSINNPGGNTLRNNGKFDLQNVSSNKLISLGNKIDVSKVAGNIEFADSSVPTPTPTPTPTPTPTPTPTPTPTPTPTPTPTPTPTPTPTPTPTPTPTPTPTPTPTPTPTPTIELTDIANHWAGGFIRELVKLGIVNGFPDRTFKPDATMTRAQYAALLVKAFNPSPNRAVIKFKDVPADFWASKVIDQAYQGSFLSGFPDNTFGPNKNIQRVQVIVSLVNGLKLSADGTANIKVFDDQAKIPEYAKDEVVKAIDKEIIVNYPNLKQLNPTRDATRGEVAAIVYQALVDAGRVAAINSSYIVTA, encoded by the coding sequence ATGGCTCAAACTTTTTACGTAAATCCAGTATCAGGCAGCAATACCAACCCAGGTACTCAACAAGCCCCCTTCAAAACAATTACGCAAGCCCTCAAGGTAGCGACTGTTGATACCAAGATTCAACTAGCAGATGGTAATTACAATGCTGCTAATGGTGAAGTCTTTCCGTTGACGATTCCATCTGGCGTAACAGTGGTGGGTAATGAAGCCAATAAAGGCAATGGTATTTTAATTGAAGGAAGTGGTAGTTACCTGAGCCGTACTTTTGCTGGTCAGAATGTCACATTTGTACTGCTGGATAAAGCTGAACTCCGAGGAGTGACTGTAACAAATTTAGCTAGCCGTGGTAGTGGTGTCTGGATCGAATCAACTGCCCCTACTGTTGCTAATAGCACCTTCATCAACAATAAGCGGGAGGGAGTATTTGCTACAGGCGATGCTAACCCAGTGATTCTAGGTAATGTGTTCAGTGAGAATGCAGCTAATGGAATTGCGATCGCTAAAAATTCTAAAGGTCAAATTGAAAATAATACCTACTTTAAAACAGGTTTCGGCATTGCCATTAGTGATACTGCATCACCAATCCTTCGAGATAACAGAATCTATGAAAACCGTTCTGGGATCGTCATCTCTGGTAGTGCCCGTCCCGTATTACGTAATAATGTCAGTGAAAATAATACTGATGATGGGATCACAGTAATTGGAACTGCTCTACCGGATATCGGCAGTATCAATAATCCAGGGGGCAATACTCTACGCAATAACGGTAAATTTGATTTGCAAAATGTCAGTTCCAATAAGCTGATTTCTCTAGGAAATAAAATAGATGTGTCTAAAGTCGCCGGAAACATAGAGTTTGCAGATAGTTCGGTTCCAACACCGACACCCACGCCAACACCGACACCAACTCCAACACCGACACCAACGCCAACGCCAACCCCAACTCCAACGCCAACGCCAACGCCAACCCCAACTCCAACTCCAACCCCAACTCCAACTCCAACTCCAACTCCAACCCCAACTCCAACCCCAACTCCAACTCCAACTCCAACTATCGAATTAACTGATATTGCAAATCATTGGGCAGGTGGTTTTATTCGGGAATTAGTCAAATTGGGGATAGTTAATGGTTTTCCCGATCGCACATTTAAACCCGATGCAACTATGACACGGGCACAATACGCTGCATTACTGGTAAAAGCTTTCAACCCATCGCCCAACCGTGCGGTGATCAAATTCAAAGATGTACCAGCAGACTTCTGGGCATCTAAAGTTATTGATCAAGCATATCAAGGTTCATTTCTCTCTGGTTTTCCCGACAATACCTTTGGCCCTAACAAAAATATTCAGCGCGTGCAAGTGATTGTCTCTCTGGTGAATGGACTGAAGTTATCTGCTGATGGTACAGCAAATATCAAAGTTTTCGATGACCAAGCTAAGATTCCTGAATATGCTAAGGATGAGGTAGTAAAAGCTATAGATAAGGAAATTATCGTCAATTACCCAAACCTGAAACAACTTAATCCTACCCGCGATGCTACACGGGGTGAGGTAGCGGCGATCGTGTATCAAGCTTTGGTAGATGCTGGGCGTGTAGCAGCGATCAATTCGTCTTATATAGTGACTGCTTGA
- a CDS encoding phosphoketolase family protein has product MTLATTPQTKPLTDEELQKINAYWRAANYLSVGQIYLLDNPLLKEPLKLEHVKPRLLGHWGTTPGLNLIYVHLNRVINKYDLNTIYIAGPGHGGPGLVANTYLEGTYTEYYHNISQDAEGIQKLFKQFSFPGGIPSHVAPETPGSIHEGGELGYALVHAFGAAFDNPDLIVAAVVGDGEAETGALATSWHSNKFLNPVRDGAVLPILHLNGYKIANPTMLARISHEELESLFIGYGYKPYFVEGDDPADVHQQMAATLETAIAEIQSIQREARVHGFTKRPQWPMIVMRTPKGWTGPKEVDGKKTEDYWRSHQVPFGNIAKQPDHLRLLEDWMKSYKPEELFDANGKLIPELAELAPKKHRRMGDNPHANGGILLHDLKMPNFQDYAVDVSEPGKAIAEATKVTGKFLRDIMRLNQESRNFRIFAPDELASNRLDPVLEVTDRVSVADIYPEDDHLSPDGRVMEVLSETSCQGWLEGYLLTGRHGFFTCYEAFIHIIDSMFNQHAKWLKTTKHIPWRRPIASLNYLLTSHVWRQDHNGFSHQDPGFIDHVLNKKAEIVRVYLPPDANTLLSVTDHCLKSRNYVNVIIAGKQPALQYLNIDAAIKHCTKGIGIWEWASSDQGGEPDVVLACAGDIPTLETLAAVDILRQHFADLKVRVVNVVDLMTLQPKSEHPHGLSEKDFDTIFTTDKPVIFAFHGYPWLIHRLTYRHTNHKNIHVRGYKEEGTTTTPFDMVVLNDLDRFHLVIDVIDRVPKLGSKAAYVKQHMQDKLIEHKHYIQKYGDDMPEIRDWKWPY; this is encoded by the coding sequence ATGACATTAGCAACGACTCCACAAACAAAGCCTTTAACTGATGAAGAATTACAAAAGATAAACGCCTACTGGCGTGCAGCTAACTATCTTTCCGTTGGGCAAATATATCTACTCGACAATCCGCTACTAAAAGAACCCCTAAAGCTGGAACACGTCAAACCCAGACTATTGGGGCACTGGGGAACAACGCCAGGGCTGAACTTAATCTATGTTCACCTGAATCGGGTCATCAACAAATATGACCTCAACACAATATACATTGCTGGCCCCGGTCATGGAGGCCCTGGATTAGTAGCCAATACTTACTTAGAGGGGACTTACACTGAGTACTATCACAACATCTCCCAAGATGCTGAAGGAATTCAGAAACTCTTCAAACAGTTCTCTTTCCCCGGTGGTATTCCCAGTCACGTAGCACCAGAAACCCCTGGTTCAATCCACGAAGGCGGAGAATTAGGTTATGCCCTTGTCCATGCTTTCGGTGCTGCCTTTGATAACCCGGACTTAATTGTTGCTGCTGTTGTCGGTGACGGTGAAGCCGAAACAGGTGCTTTAGCGACTAGCTGGCATTCTAACAAATTTCTTAACCCTGTACGTGATGGTGCTGTGCTGCCGATTCTGCACCTGAATGGGTATAAAATTGCTAACCCAACGATGCTGGCACGGATTAGCCATGAGGAGTTGGAGAGTTTATTTATAGGCTACGGCTACAAACCATACTTTGTTGAAGGTGACGATCCCGCAGATGTCCATCAGCAGATGGCGGCGACTCTAGAAACAGCGATCGCCGAAATTCAAAGTATCCAAAGGGAAGCCCGCGTACATGGTTTCACCAAACGTCCCCAGTGGCCGATGATTGTCATGCGAACCCCCAAAGGTTGGACAGGGCCTAAGGAAGTAGATGGTAAAAAAACCGAAGATTATTGGCGATCGCACCAAGTTCCCTTTGGCAATATAGCCAAACAGCCAGACCACCTGAGACTTCTAGAAGATTGGATGAAGAGTTACAAACCAGAAGAACTCTTCGACGCTAACGGTAAACTGATTCCCGAACTAGCAGAACTCGCCCCCAAAAAGCATCGACGCATGGGTGACAATCCCCACGCTAACGGCGGTATTTTGCTGCATGACCTGAAAATGCCCAACTTTCAAGACTATGCTGTAGATGTCTCTGAACCAGGGAAAGCGATCGCGGAAGCTACTAAAGTAACTGGCAAATTTCTGCGAGATATCATGCGACTTAACCAAGAAAGTCGCAACTTCCGTATCTTCGCCCCCGACGAATTAGCATCAAATCGTTTAGACCCTGTACTGGAAGTTACTGACAGAGTTTCCGTAGCTGATATTTACCCTGAAGATGACCACCTTTCCCCCGACGGTCGGGTAATGGAAGTTCTCAGCGAAACTTCTTGCCAAGGATGGTTAGAAGGCTACCTCCTCACCGGGCGTCACGGATTCTTCACTTGTTACGAGGCATTCATCCACATCATTGATTCCATGTTCAACCAACACGCCAAATGGTTGAAAACCACCAAACACATTCCCTGGCGTAGACCAATCGCTTCCCTCAATTACCTACTCACCTCTCACGTTTGGCGACAAGACCATAACGGCTTCTCTCACCAAGACCCCGGTTTTATCGACCATGTACTTAACAAAAAAGCCGAGATCGTTCGCGTCTATTTGCCCCCCGATGCCAATACTCTATTGTCGGTAACTGACCATTGTCTAAAAAGCCGTAACTATGTCAACGTCATCATTGCTGGAAAACAGCCAGCATTGCAATATCTCAACATAGATGCCGCTATCAAGCATTGCACCAAAGGCATCGGCATTTGGGAATGGGCAAGCAGCGACCAAGGCGGCGAACCAGATGTAGTGCTGGCTTGTGCTGGGGATATTCCCACCTTAGAAACCTTGGCGGCTGTAGACATCCTGCGTCAGCATTTTGCAGATTTAAAAGTGCGGGTAGTGAACGTAGTCGATTTGATGACACTCCAGCCCAAAAGCGAACATCCCCACGGCTTGAGTGAAAAAGATTTTGACACAATTTTCACCACCGACAAACCTGTTATCTTTGCCTTTCATGGCTATCCCTGGCTAATTCATCGCCTAACCTACCGCCACACTAATCATAAAAATATCCATGTGCGTGGCTACAAGGAAGAGGGAACTACCACCACCCCCTTTGACATGGTTGTTCTCAACGATTTAGATCGCTTCCATTTAGTAATTGATGTAATCGATCGCGTGCCAAAACTAGGATCTAAGGCAGCTTATGTCAAACAGCACATGCAAGATAAGCTGATTGAACACAAGCATTACATTCAGAAGTACGGCGACGATATGCCGGAAATTCGTGATTGGAAGTGGCCTTATTAA
- the rimM gene encoding ribosome maturation factor RimM (Essential for efficient processing of 16S rRNA), translating into MKHEEANKEIGGRGAEKQRGKRVGGNSKIKNVQSPAPNPQPVVASPQSPAPNLDDWLEIGKIVSPQGLSGELRVYPVSDFPERFEVPGKRWLLRLDGTEPQPIELLTGRYISNKNLYVIKLAGVENCDQAEALRGCKLMVPASDRPQLSEDEYHVLDLIGLEVFMQASGELVGTVVDIIPAYNDLLEVKLHESLAGDKKQKTVLIPFVEAIAPVVDLKSNRIEITPPPGLLEINN; encoded by the coding sequence ATGAAACACGAAGAAGCTAATAAAGAGATTGGAGGCAGAGGTGCAGAGAAGCAGAGGGGTAAGAGAGTCGGAGGAAATTCAAAAATTAAAAATGTCCAATCTCCAGCCCCTAATCCCCAGCCCGTAGTTGCCAGTCCCCAATCCCCAGCCCCCAATCTCGACGATTGGCTAGAAATTGGTAAGATTGTTTCCCCTCAAGGATTATCTGGAGAATTACGGGTTTATCCTGTATCAGACTTTCCCGAAAGATTTGAGGTGCCAGGAAAACGTTGGTTGTTGCGTTTAGATGGTACAGAACCGCAACCAATCGAATTATTGACAGGACGTTATATCAGTAACAAAAACTTGTATGTCATCAAATTAGCTGGTGTGGAAAATTGCGATCAGGCGGAGGCGTTGCGCGGTTGTAAGTTAATGGTGCCAGCTAGCGATCGCCCCCAATTAAGCGAAGATGAATATCATGTCCTCGATTTGATTGGCTTGGAAGTCTTCATGCAAGCATCTGGCGAACTCGTTGGTACGGTGGTAGACATCATCCCCGCCTACAATGATTTGTTAGAAGTAAAGTTGCATGAATCATTGGCTGGCGACAAAAAGCAAAAGACTGTTTTGATTCCGTTTGTGGAAGCGATCGCACCAGTAGTAGACTTGAAATCTAATCGCATTGAAATCACGCCACCGCCTGGGTTATTGGAAATTAATAATTAA
- a CDS encoding valine--pyruvate transaminase produces the protein MNPALTQIGAQMSNLTGVRAIMKDIIETLRAGAGQQFINLSAGNPLILPEVEQLWRDCTAQLLASPEYGEVVCRYGSSQGYAPFVEAIANDFNKRYGLNLSDRNILITPGSQTLYFYAVNSFGGYTPSGELKQIVLPLSPDYTGYGGLSLVPKALTAYKPTLDIDEAAHRFKYRPDFSQLSITENTGCILFSRPCNPTGNVLTEDEVKKIAALAAPYNLPVLIDSAYAPPFPALNFTEMTPVFGDNILHCMSLSKAGLPGERVGIAIGDEKWIEVLECFQANIGLHSSRYGQAIAALAINSGALVEISHTVIRPFYQNKFTVLETSLEQAMPKNLPWFLHRGEGAIFAWLWLQDLPISDWEFYQQVKQVGVIIVPGSSFFPGLDEEWAHKHQCFRISLTGSDEEIATAMQRLAKVAEEAYKGAAVTA, from the coding sequence ATGAACCCTGCCCTAACTCAAATTGGCGCTCAAATGTCCAACCTGACTGGCGTCAGAGCAATCATGAAGGATATTATCGAAACATTACGAGCGGGTGCAGGGCAGCAGTTTATTAATTTGAGTGCTGGTAATCCGTTGATTTTGCCAGAGGTAGAACAATTATGGCGGGATTGCACTGCACAGCTTTTGGCTAGTCCAGAATATGGTGAAGTAGTTTGTCGCTACGGCTCAAGTCAGGGTTATGCACCATTTGTGGAAGCGATCGCTAATGATTTTAACAAACGCTACGGGTTAAACTTAAGCGATCGCAATATCCTGATCACCCCCGGTAGTCAAACCCTCTACTTCTATGCTGTAAATAGCTTCGGTGGCTACACCCCTAGCGGCGAGTTAAAACAAATCGTTTTGCCCCTCAGCCCTGACTACACAGGTTACGGCGGACTATCCTTAGTTCCAAAAGCTTTAACTGCTTACAAACCGACTCTCGATATTGATGAAGCCGCCCACCGATTTAAATATCGCCCCGACTTCAGCCAACTGTCGATTACAGAAAATACGGGTTGTATCCTCTTCTCTCGCCCTTGTAATCCCACTGGTAATGTCCTCACTGAGGATGAAGTGAAAAAGATTGCTGCTTTAGCTGCGCCTTACAATCTGCCCGTGTTAATTGACTCGGCTTATGCGCCTCCCTTCCCGGCATTGAACTTTACCGAAATGACACCAGTGTTTGGCGATAATATCTTACACTGCATGAGTTTATCAAAAGCAGGATTACCAGGAGAAAGGGTAGGTATTGCCATTGGCGATGAAAAGTGGATTGAAGTGTTGGAGTGTTTCCAAGCAAATATTGGTCTCCATTCTTCACGTTACGGCCAAGCGATCGCAGCTCTTGCAATTAATTCTGGCGCTTTAGTAGAAATTTCTCACACTGTCATCCGTCCCTTTTACCAAAATAAATTTACTGTTTTAGAAACCAGCTTAGAACAAGCAATGCCCAAGAATTTACCTTGGTTCCTCCATCGCGGTGAAGGAGCAATTTTTGCTTGGTTGTGGTTGCAGGATCTACCCATAAGTGACTGGGAATTTTATCAGCAAGTTAAACAAGTAGGTGTGATTATTGTCCCCGGAAGTAGCTTCTTCCCCGGTTTAGACGAAGAGTGGGCGCACAAGCACCAATGTTTCCGCATCAGTCTCACAGGCAGCGATGAGGAGATTGCTACTGCTATGCAACGTTTAGCAAAAGTGGCTGAAGAAGCTTATAAAGGTGCGGCTGTGACTGCCTAA
- a CDS encoding S-(hydroxymethyl)glutathione dehydrogenase/class III alcohol dehydrogenase yields the protein MEVKAAVAYSAGKPLTIETVQLSGPKAGEVLVEVKASGVCHTDAFTLSGDDPEGLFPAILGHEGAGVVVEVGAGVTSLKPGDHVIPLYTPECRQCEYCLSFKTNLCQAIRLTQGRGVMPDGTSRFSLDGQMIHHYMGTSTFANYTVLPEIALAKIREDAPFDKVCYIGCGVTTGIGAVINTAKVEPGANVVVFGLGGIGLNVIQGARMVGANMIVGVDINPNKRALAEKFGMTHFVNPQEVEGDLVPYLVDLTKGGADYSFECIGNVKLMRQALECCHKGWGVSVIIGVAGAGQEISTRPFQLVTGRVWKGSAFGGARGRTDVPKIVDWYMEGKINIDDLITHVMPIEQINDAFELMHKGESIRSVVTF from the coding sequence TTGGAAGTTAAAGCAGCAGTAGCTTATAGTGCAGGTAAGCCATTGACAATTGAAACCGTTCAATTATCGGGGCCAAAAGCCGGCGAAGTGTTAGTTGAAGTGAAAGCAAGCGGGGTTTGTCATACCGACGCTTTTACCCTATCTGGTGACGATCCCGAAGGTTTGTTTCCGGCTATTTTGGGACATGAAGGTGCTGGTGTGGTAGTAGAAGTAGGCGCTGGTGTCACCAGTCTCAAACCAGGGGATCATGTGATTCCCCTTTACACTCCCGAATGTCGCCAGTGCGAATATTGTTTGAGTTTCAAAACTAATCTCTGTCAAGCCATTCGCCTAACTCAAGGACGCGGTGTGATGCCTGATGGCACTAGTCGCTTTAGTCTCGATGGGCAAATGATTCATCATTACATGGGTACATCCACCTTTGCTAACTATACGGTGCTGCCGGAAATCGCTTTGGCAAAAATTCGGGAAGATGCCCCCTTTGATAAGGTTTGTTACATTGGCTGCGGTGTTACTACTGGTATTGGTGCAGTCATCAATACTGCCAAGGTGGAACCTGGGGCAAATGTTGTAGTTTTTGGTTTGGGTGGTATTGGCTTAAATGTCATCCAAGGGGCGCGGATGGTAGGGGCAAATATGATTGTCGGGGTAGATATTAATCCCAACAAACGCGCCTTGGCGGAAAAGTTTGGCATGACGCACTTTGTTAATCCTCAAGAAGTAGAGGGTGATTTAGTTCCCTATCTAGTTGATTTAACAAAAGGCGGTGCCGATTACAGTTTTGAATGTATTGGTAATGTCAAATTGATGCGTCAAGCATTAGAATGCTGCCACAAAGGTTGGGGTGTGAGCGTGATTATTGGTGTTGCTGGTGCTGGACAGGAAATCAGTACTCGTCCTTTTCAACTAGTAACTGGGCGCGTTTGGAAAGGTTCAGCTTTTGGTGGTGCTAGAGGACGTACAGATGTGCCAAAAATTGTTGATTGGTATATGGAAGGTAAGATAAATATTGATGATTTAATTACCCATGTAATGCCCATTGAGCAAATTAATGATGCTTTTGAATTAATGCACAAAGGTGAATCAATTCGCAGTGTGGTGACTTTTTAG
- a CDS encoding IS4 family transposase: MKLKNFTDLNAWAVEQWGDAELGDTRRTQRAIAIGAAIAANPQGSLPDMMQGWNEIRAAYRLFAEDDVTHKALIQPHITETKQSATEIKSNVVLFIQDTTELDYTHHRQVKGLGHIGDGKGRGMMLHTCLAVVPLPLNPQILGLAGQIPWLRSQKKDNDNTLVEALPELLRTDGEGEIWAEMVESIGTAPTPQTGSIWVSVGDRGSDIFSYLRRAKALYWHCLVRVTQNRVITKPDATKGYLKAFARSLQPMAEKTVVLRGRNGEPKRQVNLQVAWSQLTIQPPAIGCERKQQPIDGWCIRCWEPEGDLEWILFTTVAVNAREDALMQLDWYATRWLIEEYHKCLKTGCAVEKRQLESASSLVRLLGFFAIVSVRLLQLRQLSRSNSQLKAHEYIPTIMLKVLVARLGLTNCELTLGEFFLAIARLGGFLGRKSDGLPGWQTLWRGWLRLQDMCWAADFITQSV, encoded by the coding sequence ATGAAGTTGAAAAATTTCACAGACCTCAATGCTTGGGCAGTTGAGCAATGGGGAGATGCCGAATTAGGGGATACTCGTCGTACGCAAAGAGCGATCGCTATCGGTGCAGCCATAGCTGCCAACCCGCAAGGGAGTTTACCAGATATGATGCAAGGCTGGAATGAAATTCGTGCTGCGTACCGATTATTTGCGGAAGACGATGTAACTCATAAGGCATTAATTCAACCTCACATCACGGAGACGAAACAAAGCGCAACTGAAATAAAATCCAATGTTGTTTTATTCATCCAAGACACAACAGAACTAGATTATACTCATCATCGGCAAGTTAAGGGATTAGGGCATATTGGAGATGGCAAAGGTAGAGGAATGATGCTACACACGTGTTTAGCAGTAGTACCGTTACCTTTGAATCCACAAATTTTGGGATTGGCAGGACAAATACCTTGGCTGCGTAGTCAAAAAAAGGACAATGACAACACGTTGGTGGAAGCGCTACCAGAACTATTGAGAACAGATGGTGAAGGGGAAATTTGGGCAGAGATGGTGGAATCCATCGGCACTGCACCAACACCACAAACTGGGTCAATTTGGGTAAGTGTCGGAGACAGGGGGAGTGATATTTTTTCTTACCTTCGACGAGCCAAAGCTTTGTACTGGCACTGCTTAGTACGAGTCACTCAAAACCGAGTGATTACTAAACCTGATGCCACCAAAGGGTATCTCAAGGCATTTGCTCGTTCTTTACAACCAATGGCGGAGAAAACTGTTGTTTTGCGTGGGCGCAACGGAGAACCCAAACGTCAAGTTAACTTACAAGTAGCTTGGTCTCAATTGACAATTCAACCCCCAGCAATTGGCTGTGAAAGAAAACAACAGCCAATAGATGGTTGGTGTATTCGTTGTTGGGAACCAGAAGGAGATTTAGAATGGATTCTATTTACCACTGTTGCTGTAAATGCTCGTGAGGATGCCCTCATGCAACTAGATTGGTATGCTACACGTTGGTTAATTGAAGAGTATCATAAGTGTCTCAAAACTGGTTGTGCTGTAGAAAAACGTCAATTGGAGTCAGCTTCATCACTGGTAAGGTTACTTGGCTTTTTTGCTATAGTTTCAGTCAGATTATTACAGTTACGCCAACTTAGTCGCAGCAATTCCCAACTGAAGGCACACGAGTACATACCTACAATTATGTTAAAAGTCTTAGTTGCTCGTCTTGGGTTGACAAATTGTGAGTTGACTTTGGGTGAATTCTTTTTAGCGATCGCTCGTTTGGGTGGTTTTCTTGGCCGCAAATCCGATGGTCTACCTGGTTGGCAGACCTTATGGCGAGGCTGGTTGCGATTACAGGATATGTGTTGGGCTGCTGATTTTATCACCCAGTCAGTTTAA
- a CDS encoding ATP-binding protein codes for MKNMLKTSISQEQNSDPSYNISSYNRLLSVVKDLACVRTIEEIIEIVRLAARDLTNADGVTFVLRDGECCHYVDENAIGPLWKGMRFPLKSCISGWAMLNKKAAVIEDIYQDARIPIEAYKVTFVKSLVMVPIRVSDPLGAIGAYWSTRHLATPEEIGMLEILTDTTAVAIANVQLFQKLTNQNALKDKFIAMLAHELRNPVAPISNGVQLLKLKLGQTGAVGETVLMMQNQIKHLSKLIDELLDVSSITYGKISLNLEKVNLVELVRQSLNDHAQAINRWNLKVVQDLPNTPVWAYVDTTRFFQIFGNLLDNALKFSQPDGTIWVDFSVIPGENGSGSVAALSVRDTGIGIDPTILPELFEPFTQADRSLDRSRGGLGLGLSVVKSLVELHGGNVEASSRGINLGAEFKVTLPICEEITTLDKDLEITEAAKKSLKILVIEDNEDSALSLQAVLEHFGHEVSIAKNGVLGVETAKKLEPHVIICDIGLPEMDGFAVAQELSKDSKFTRSILIALTGYGSQEDRQLALKAGFKCHLTKPVDFEILIAEIDRYFDEVLSS; via the coding sequence TCTCACAAATGCTGATGGAGTCACTTTTGTATTGCGGGATGGTGAATGTTGCCACTATGTCGATGAAAACGCCATTGGCCCACTTTGGAAAGGTATGCGTTTTCCGCTCAAGTCTTGCATCTCCGGTTGGGCAATGCTCAATAAAAAAGCAGCCGTAATTGAGGATATTTACCAGGATGCACGAATTCCGATTGAGGCGTACAAGGTAACTTTTGTCAAAAGTTTAGTGATGGTTCCGATTCGGGTTTCCGATCCACTGGGTGCGATTGGAGCCTACTGGAGTACACGCCACCTAGCCACACCCGAAGAAATCGGAATGCTAGAGATTTTAACCGATACTACAGCAGTTGCGATCGCAAACGTGCAACTTTTCCAGAAACTAACGAACCAAAATGCCCTAAAAGACAAATTTATTGCCATGCTTGCTCATGAACTAAGGAATCCTGTTGCCCCCATCTCTAACGGCGTTCAGCTACTAAAGTTGAAGCTAGGACAGACTGGCGCAGTTGGGGAAACAGTTTTAATGATGCAAAACCAGATTAAGCACCTCTCGAAATTGATCGATGAGTTACTTGACGTATCGTCCATCACATACGGGAAGATTTCATTAAATCTTGAGAAGGTTAATCTGGTGGAATTGGTTCGCCAAAGTCTCAATGACCATGCACAAGCAATCAACAGATGGAATCTTAAAGTAGTACAAGACCTGCCAAACACACCCGTGTGGGCCTATGTTGACACCACTCGCTTCTTCCAAATCTTTGGGAACCTTCTTGATAACGCCTTAAAGTTTTCCCAGCCAGATGGGACGATCTGGGTAGATTTCTCAGTTATTCCAGGTGAGAATGGCTCAGGTAGTGTGGCTGCCTTATCTGTAAGAGATACAGGCATAGGGATAGACCCGACAATATTACCAGAACTTTTCGAGCCGTTTACCCAGGCTGATCGCAGTTTAGATCGTTCGCGGGGCGGGCTAGGTTTGGGACTTTCGGTAGTAAAAAGTCTTGTAGAACTTCATGGTGGTAATGTTGAAGCCTCAAGTAGAGGGATAAATTTGGGAGCAGAATTCAAAGTCACTCTCCCTATATGCGAAGAGATTACAACCTTAGACAAAGACCTAGAGATTACAGAGGCGGCGAAAAAATCGTTGAAGATTTTAGTCATCGAAGATAACGAGGATTCAGCCTTATCATTACAAGCAGTACTTGAGCATTTTGGGCATGAAGTTTCCATTGCCAAAAATGGAGTTTTAGGGGTAGAAACTGCAAAGAAGCTTGAGCCTCATGTAATTATTTGTGACATCGGACTTCCTGAAATGGATGGATTCGCCGTTGCACAGGAACTAAGTAAAGACTCCAAATTTACTCGCTCAATTCTGATTGCGCTTACTGGCTACGGTAGCCAAGAGGATCGGCAGCTTGCGCTGAAGGCTGGTTTCAAATGTCACTTAACCAAGCCTGTAGACTTTGAAATACTGATAGCAGAAATCGATCGATACTTTGATGAAGTATTATCAAGCTAA